The window TTTGTGGCGTTTCTTTCATTATACTGATATTGCAAATATAACTTACTGCGTTTGTTTCTTTAGTTTTTACCTGAATAAGAGATTATATATTTATCTTCTGCATATGTATCTGAAAATGGTATCTGTGAGCCTTCATACCACCCCGATTTTTACAATCAGTAAAAGCGGAATTCTATGAGGCAGACAGGACCACTGCTTTATAAGCGGAAGGTCATTTCATATGTATGAAGATTTTGGAACAACACTTAATAGAGGCTTCAAGACCTGGACCAGGAATTTAAACATTTGTATTCCATTTATCCTTAATTTTTTTGTTAGTTTAATTCTTTATGTCTTTGTCATTTTATTTGGCTTGATAGGTTTCCTGTTCTTTGGCTCAAACACAGGAAGCATAGCTGATCCTTCCACTCTCCCTTCAACAGAACTTTATAAAATGCTCTGGGAAGGATTTAGGGACAACATGGCAATCTCGGTGCTGGCAATTATCGTTTTTTCCCTGCTTGGCATGTTCTTACAGGCATTTTTCACAGCAGGGGCAATTGGGATGGCAAAAAAAGCTTCTGAGACCGGAGATACCGTACTATTCGATATGGTAAGGTCCGGTTCGAAAAACGCCTTCAGGCTTTTTCTCACAAACCTGTTGATCACTTTAATGCTTCTTGCGGGCATTGTATTCATAGTGCCTGGAGCCCTTACAATCGGAGACCTGAGCAGTCTGAGCGTTTTGATCGAGAATCCGGAAGCAGCTGTGGGAGGTATGGGCACTCTCGCGATAGGAATCCTTGTCTGGGGAATCTACAGCCTGATTATAAACATCGCACTTTCTCTTGCCCCTTACGCCCTCATAATCGATGAGCTTGACCCTCTTGACGCTCTAAAAACAGGTTACGGGTTTTTCAAGAAAAATAAACTCGATGTTTTCCTGATCTGGATAATTGCAGTCGGGCTGGCTTTTATCAATGGTCTTTTAGGAGAATTTATGGGGGCACAAAACACTTTGATCTCAGGCATCACATATATCATCCCGATTCTCGTCCTGCAGCCATTTATTACTATCCTGTGGACACGCCTCTACCTGTCCAGAGAGGGAAAGGATCTAGACAACCATTATGACCTGCTCTCCGGTCCTGATGGGTTCTAAAAGGCCCCTGAAATCCACACTTTTTTCCATATTTCTTTTTTATTTTTCTTTTTTATATTTCTTTTTTATTTTTATTTTTTAATTTTCTTTTCTATTTTTATTTTCTGCTTTTTATTTACTGATTTTTATTTTCTGTATTTTCTTCAGGTCCTGCCGAGTAGTTTACACGCCTGGCAGAGATCTTCAGTACAGGTATCCCCACATATCCTACACTTATCGATTTTTGCAGGAGGGAGCTCCTTTACAAGGGCTCCTACAAGTTTGTCAAAACCGCGGAGAAGGGAATACTTGGTGCCCGGGTGGTTGACCTCAAAGCTGTTTAACAGTTCCCTTATTTCCCCTCTAAGGGCCTCTCCTGCATACGGGCACTCGCTGAAGTCCACAGGCAGGGAATTTATCAGGGCATAGAGTGCAACTTCCTTTTCAGGAATATTCCGCAGGGGTTTTGCCCTCATTACGAGCCCTTCGATTGCTGCAGAAGGAGCAAGCCTGACCATTCGTTCCATATCTCCCCTGAAGTGATTGAGAAGAATTGTCTGGGCTTCATCGTCCAGGTTATGCCCGGTTACCAGTTTCGTTGCCCCTATTTCAAGCGCTGCCCTGTTAAGGACGCTTTTCCTGAGAACTCCACAGTAGCTGCATGTACCCTTTTCCCGTTCCATTACAGCCAGTTCATCCATTGTAACCCCATGTTCGTCTTTAAAAGACCTTATGATATGCCTGATTCCCAACATTTCTGTGAGCTGTTTTGCAATTTCAAGGGAATGTGGTCGATATCCGTGTATGCCCTCGTCGACCGAAATTGCCACAATCTGAATATCAGGCCTTTCCCCCAGGATCTTATGCATTATATAGAGAGCAACTGAACTGTCCTTTCCCCCACTCAGAGCAACGGCTATTACATCATTTTTACTGATGCTGTACTCTTTCCGGATTGTCAGCTTGATTTTCCTCTCGACGTCCTCTATAAAATGTTTTTTGCAGAGATGCATCCCAGAGTATTTTTGAAAAATAACAGCTTCATGGTTACATTTTTTACATTTAATTGTCATTTGAAATCCTTTTGAAATCCTTTTTTTCTACTTTGCATGAATAATTTTAATTGTGACGAGCTGCTTTAGGAAAGGGACCCTTCTTATATATGGTTTTTTACGTGCCTTTTGGAGAAGCCGGAGGATTCTTTTTATCTGTCTCCGACGGCTTTCTCAACTTTATTCCGAAACTATGTTTCCAAATGCATATCCTTTTCAGCAATCAAACCTTACTTATTATTCAATTATCCGAATAATTACAGGGGAAAGAGAAAAGGGGGTTTCTTTGTAATAAGAATCATTCCGGCTGAAGCCAGGCATCTTGAGGATTTCGGATGGCTGAAGAGTTACATGCTTTTTTCTTTTTCTAATTATTATGATCCGGAGAACGTCCAGTTCGGAAGCCTGCGCGTTTTTAACGACGAGACTGTCCAGCAGGGTAGGGGTTTTTCAACTCACCTGCACGCCGAAATGGAAATTATATCGGTTGTGCTTGAAGGAGAGATAACGCATGAGGACAATCTGGGGAACAGAGGAGTCCTTGGAAAGGGAGAGGTACAGTGCATTACTGCAGGTACCGGAATACAGCATTCTGAGTTGAATACAGGAAAGGAGCCTCTGCATTTTTTCCAGATCTGGATTTTACCCTCCGAAAGCTGCCTTGAACCTGCATACTCGCAGAAAAAATTCGAGGTTTCAGGGTGGAAAAACCAGTTTTGTCCCCTTGTTTCAGGTCAGGGTTTTGAGAACGCCCTGAAGATAAACGCCGATGCAACAATTTACCAGGCCAGTTTAGAAAAGGGGCACATTACTCACTTTAATTCACAGGAAAACCGCTGCATCTTCATTTACATTTCCGCCGGGGAGCTCTCTGTCAATGGACAGAGGATAGGACAGGGAGACCAGGCTCGCATTGAACTTGAACAGGCTGTTCATATGGAGGCTGTTTCTTCCGGCACACCTGCAGAATTTATCCTTATTGATGTTCCCCGGCAAGAATCGAAGCCGGATAAGTTCTTTTGAGTAAGAGAACATATCATAGAACAAAAAGAGATCGGAAAAATTATGGGGAAAAAGCAAAAAGACCGAAAAGAGGGGATGAGAAGAGGCATAACCAACTGGGAAGAGGAAGTGACAAAAAAGAGAAACAACCTGCGAGAGGAGGTGATCTGATTGAGGATCATCCCGGTAGGGGAGAGTCTGAAGAAGCAGAAGTAATCAGAGAGGGGGTATTAAAGAAAGTAAAAAGAAGATTTACAGAAGAAGATTGATTTCACAGTTCGGATAAGTTAAAAACAGAGTGGAAGTGAGAAAAACAGAGTGGAAGTGAGAAAAACAGAGTGGAAGTGAGAAAAACAGAGTGGAAGTGAGAAAAACAGAGTGGAAGTGAGAAAAACAGAGTGGAAGTGAGAAAAACAGAGTGGAAGTGAGAAAAACAGAGTGGAAGTGAGAAAAACAGAGTGGAAGTGAGAAAAACAGAGTGGAAGTGAGAGGTAAAAATAGTATTAGAGAGGGATTTGCCTCTCACTTCTCCGTTGCTTCTGATATCTACGGGGGTCGATTGAGGTATGGCGAACCTCATTTTCGGCTTCCGAATTCGAAACATCTCCCAGAGCAGAGGACCGAGGAATGGCAAAAAACCTCGATCGTCACCTTATCCGGGCGGGTTCCGGGTTGCGCAGAGCAAGATTGAGGAATGGCGAACCTCATTTACCTGATCTGCTGTTTTTTGCTAAATGCTCTCATGAACCCTATTCAATATTAGCATTTAGGACTACACATTATAGAATAACTGTTAGATATAAAACATAAGTGGAAACGATTTTTTATTTTCTTTGATGTAATACAGCGCCTTATAAATTTTTAAGTGGTTTATCGTATCGGTAAACTAAAATTGTCTGCGCTGGCAAATCCTGTTATTATATTTTTTGCCAGAGAGCCATCCATCCAGTAAATAAACTGTATTTCGTAGCAAGATTAAGTATTAATAGCAAGTGTGTAAAATACTCTATAAAGTTCTTCAACTTTTAAAGTGATTATTTTGGGGGGTGCCGGCTGAGTGGAAGAGATTTCTTTATTTTTGCTCCTTTGTTCTGTGCTTGCAGGCTACCTGCTTGGCATAATTTCAGGGCTTTTGCCTGGCATACATACAAACAATTTTGCACTTGCACTTGTAGCTTTTGCTCCTTTTCTGGCTGAGAGGGGAGTTGCCCCTTTTTATATTGCCCTTATAATCCTCTCAAATGCCGTCTCGCATACGTTTCACGACATTATTCCGTCTGTGTTTTTAGGTGCGCCTGACGCAGACACAGCACTTGCAGTCCTTCCGGGGCACAGGCTTTTACTTGAAGGCGCAGGCGCAGAGGCTGTCCGTCTCTCTGCCCTCGGAAGTGCAGGCTCTGTGGTTGCATCCATGCTCTTTGTATTGCCTTTTTCTCTTTTCTTCGGGGCTATTTACCCTTACCTGCAAGAATATATGGCATGGGTTCTGATCACGATTGTATTTATCATGCTTGCGAGCGAGAAAGGCGAGGAAGTGGAGGGGCAGGGTCCACTTGCAAAATACAGATCCAAAGTTTTTGCCCTCTTCCTGTTTTTGATAACAGGAGCTCTGGGAGCCTTTGCTTTTTCCAGAGAAAGTCTTCTGGTTCCCGTCATAAGCCTCGGGCAGGCATCCGTGCTCCTCCCTCTCCTCAGCGGACTTTTCGGGGCATCCCAGCTCATTATAAGCCTCCTCACAAGCTCCGAAATTCCCGAAGAATCCGTATCAAAATTTGAACTTTCCCGAAAAAGGATCCTGAGGGGGATACTTACCGGCAGCACTGCAGGTTCCCTTGTAGCCTGGCTGCCCGGGGTTTCTTCTGCTATTGCTGCTCTTCTGGCAGGGCTCTTTGTAAGGTCTGACTTCGACAGAATTTCCATAAAAAAAGAAAACTCAGAACCTGTGCCAGGGGGGCAAAAATCCGTTCTGTTTTCAGACCCTTATGAAGACCGCCAGACTCTTGAAAGCTCAAAGGAGTTCATTGTCTCGGTTTCCGGAGTAAATACTTCAAATGCTATTTTCGGGCTGGTAGCCCTCCTGGTAATAGGAAAAACCCGGAGTGGGGCAATGGCTGCCATGAATGAAATCCTGGGTATCGAGTCCCTTGGTTTCCAGGTAATACTGCTCTTTTTTGCCGCTATCCTCCTGACTTCCCTGTTTTCATACTTTTCCACAGTCTGGATAGGGAATAACGCCCATCATATGCTCCGAAAACTTGACTACACAAAACTCTGTGTCGGAGTCCTTGCAGGGCTTACGATAACGGTATTTCTTTTTACAGGGTTTTTCGGGCTCTTCCTTTTTGTAATTTCTACCCCCATAGGTATGCTCCCGTCTTTTATGAAAGTCAGGAAATCCCATGCAATGGGAGTTATTTTACTGCCTGTAATCCTTTACTTCTTTTAAGAAAAACACCTTTTAGAAGACGGGGACAGAGATTTGAAGAGCCTTTTCTTGAAGTTGACCTTTAAAAGCAGGCTCTTATTCCCCTTAATATCAATGCGCAGGAGCTTTTCCGACAATCGCCCTTAGCCCTTCCACCAGATCAGGCAGCATTTTTGCGGGAATACCAACTGTCAGTTCTGACTCCTGAATGCCCGTATATGTTCTGCTGCCCGTACAGCCGACTGTTATTCCCATTTTGCCTGTCAGGTAGGGTTCGGCAACGGCATCGGAACAGAGGCTCTGTTTACCTGCAAATTCGGTTTCAATTCTACCTCCTTCCTTGTAAAGAGCTGCCTGGGTCAGGAGCATTATCTGTTTAGGAGAGCAGATTATCACAACAACATCGGGCACGAAGCTTGAACTTTCAAGAGGTGCATAAAGGGTTGCCAATATGGATTCTGCTTCAACCATGGGGACTTTTGTAAGAGTATTTTTCGAAGCTTCCATAGTCTTAAAATGCTTCAGTTTATCGTAATAGAATTCCCCGCTTGCCAGTTTTGGCGGCATGTGCCCGAGCCCCATTGCTGCAGCTCCTCCTTTGCAGGCCTGGTCTTCAAGAACGGCATAAAACTCCTCTTTTGTTTTGCGTACGTGGTCCACCATCTGGCAGTGCTTCATTTTCTCTTTTATCCGCTGTATCCCTTCCGGAATTTCAGCGCCTTTAGGAACCAGAGCTACTGCTACTGGTGAAGTTTCAAGTTGAAGTAATTTGATTATTTCCTTACCGTATTCATTTATTTCCTTCATTTTCTCGGAACTTGCTGTTTCCATCCGGATGACTCCTTTGTCTAAATGACTCTATTCGTCCAAATGACTCAAGATTAGCCCCTGCTTTAAAGGTCCTGATATATACGTGTTTCAAAGATAGTTTAAGGTTTAAGACTTAAATAGAAATCAGAAGCAATGATTTATTCCATTTCTTTATTCTGTATACTTTTCTGAATATATATTAAACTGCATTCATATATTAAGCTGCATTAACACTCATTACATAACTCTCACGAGACACTTTGCTGATGAGCAAAAATATAAAACTTAAAATGTATTGATTGAAATTGTAGATGGAATCAAATAAAAGAGTTGAATCACAAATAAAACTACTTAATTTAAAAAAGCAAGATAGAAAGAAAACCACTACTTAATTTAAAAAAAGCAGGATAGAAAGAAAACCGGAATTAAGGCCAAAACCTGATTTCGGCATCACTGGAAGCAATTAATCAAGGGGTTTACAGGACTATGAAAGCACAACTTGAAAAGCGTTTGGTAGAACTCAGGGCTGAATTCGATTCAGGCCAGAAAATCCTCAAAGATATCGAGATAAAACTTGTGGAACTTGAAAACAGGAAGAAAAACCTGAATGAAACGCTCCTGAGGATCAGCGGAGCCGTCGAACTTCTTGAAGAGGTTCTGGAAGAAGAGAGTAAAAGCAGCATTCAGGAAGTACCTGGTTCAGAAGTACCTGGTCCAGAAGTACCTGGTATAGAAATACCGGGCGCTGAATCTGAGATAAAAGAAATTGAAGTGCCCCTTGTTATAAGATTCCCTCTGGAACAGGCTGTTAAAAAGCTGGAAGAAGCGGGGCTGCGTGCCGGTAATATTGGAGAGAAGAGTATTTTTGTAGCAGGTGTACATTTCGGAGATGTTATCCAGCAGGAACCAAAGGGTGGAATGCTCGTTGAAAGAGGATCATCCGTAGATCTGATCGTGGCAAAAAAAGGGAATATTAAGCCGGATCTGAGCCAGAACGCACTTCTATGTCCATATTCAAGACACTGAGGGCAGGAATATGCCCTCAAGCTTGCAGGTTCCTGGACACAATCTATAGAGAACTTAAAACTGTTATGAACAGAAGGAAAGAGCACTGATTAAGAGGACCTGGTACTGATGAGAAGATCGGGTACTGATGAGAAAATCGGGTACTGATGAGAAAATCGGGTACTGATGAGAAAATCGGGTACTGATGAGAAGATCGGGTACTGATTAAGATGACCTGGTATTAATAAGAGGATTTGGTATTAATGAAAGGACTTGATTCTGAATATAATATACTTATTCCGGAACTCCGGGAACATTGTAATGCTGCACTCAGGAGTTTCGGCAATTTAGATAGTTCCGGAGATAGAGACCTGCGCATCTCTCTTAAAGAATTTTTCACTTCGTGTAGTCGGATTTCAATCCTTCTCTGGAGTAAAAATAACAAAAAGCAACGAAAGCATCTCAGGTCCATCTTTTCCATAGCCGATAATTCCCCCATTTCCCCCAGATCTATATCCGAACTGGAGACAGTGTCTGGAAGAATTGAAAAACCCCTTGAAGATAAAGGAATGAAAAGTGCTCTGCAAGAAACAGCGGTTTTTTCATATGATCCAGAAACAAAAACCTTGACTGTTGATGGAAAACAATATGAAATCCTGCCCATTTTTCTGGCTGTCAGGGACCTTTATGCTTCCCTTCCTTTCTTCGATGAACTTCAGACCTGTACTGAGATGCTTGAAAAGGACCCTCAGAACGCCACAGCTCTCTTTCAAAAAGCCCTACTTATTTATAAGACAGGAAGGTTTGAAGCTGCCCTGCAGCTTACAGAACAGGTGCTTGAAATAGTCCCTGATGACTTCAGGGTCTGGTACAACAGGGGTGTTATCCTTTCGGAAATGGGCCGGCTTGAAGAAGCAATAGACGCTTATGACAGGGTAATTGAGCTTGAACCGGCTTTTGAAATTGCATGGGACAATAAAGGAGTTGTCCTTGCCAGACTTGGCAGGCTTAGAGACGCGCTTGAAACCTACGAAAAAGTGCTCCGGAGAAACCCTAAATATGCCGAAGCCTGGGCAGGAAAAGGCGCAATCCTTTCTGCACTTGACCGGAAAGAAGAAGCTCTTGAAGCATACAGTTCAGCCCTCAAAATAAGGCACGATTATATGGAAGCCCTTAAATGTATCAGCAGCCTGTTCTCCAGGATGGGAAGGTTTGAAGAGGCTCTGGCAGCATATGATACGGCTCTTCAGTCTGCCCCGGAAGACCCCAGCCTCTGGGCAGGCAAGGGGCTTGTCCTTTCAGAACTGAACAAACAGGAAGAAGCCCTGCAAAGCTGTAGCAAAGCCCTCGAATTGAAACCGGGCTTTGTTCCTGCTCTTGAAATCAAGGTCGAAATCCTTTTGAGAATCAGCCGGCAAAAAGTCAAGGACTCTCGATAACCTTTTTTTGCATAAACTTATGTCTTGCTTTGTATCCGGAAAAATTCGAATCGGAAAATGTATATCTCATTGAACACGAAAGTGCTCAATATCAGTTAAATCCTGATTCCATGCACAAGATATAAAAAAATCAGGATGGGAAATGATTCCGAAAGGGGTCCGAATAAATCTTTATCTGAAAACGGAGGATTCCGATATGGCAGAGGAAATAAATACCACAGAAAGTGCTAAGATAAAACAAAAGGAGCTGGAAGCGGCAGGAAAACCCGAAGAAACCGAAGACCTCAGGCAGCTCCTCATCACAGCAGTCGAGGCTGAGAATTATGAAGACAAACTCAAGCTCTATGATAAAGCCTTAAATCTGGACCCTATGTACCTTGATACCTGGCTCCAGAAAGGTTTTGTCCTGGATAGGATCGGGAGGTCTGAAGATGCTCTTGCCTGTTATGATAGGGCTCTTGAAATCGATCCCGATCACCTGGGAATAAAGTGCCTCAAGGGTTTTGCCTACAATAACTTAAAGGATTTTGAAAAAGCTATAGAATGTTATGATGAAGTCC is drawn from Methanosarcina lacustris Z-7289 and contains these coding sequences:
- a CDS encoding DUF7847 domain-containing protein, encoding MIGFLFFGSNTGSIADPSTLPSTELYKMLWEGFRDNMAISVLAIIVFSLLGMFLQAFFTAGAIGMAKKASETGDTVLFDMVRSGSKNAFRLFLTNLLITLMLLAGIVFIVPGALTIGDLSSLSVLIENPEAAVGGMGTLAIGILVWGIYSLIINIALSLAPYALIIDELDPLDALKTGYGFFKKNKLDVFLIWIIAVGLAFINGLLGEFMGAQNTLISGITYIIPILVLQPFITILWTRLYLSREGKDLDNHYDLLSGPDGF
- a CDS encoding TIGR00269 family protein is translated as MTIKCKKCNHEAVIFQKYSGMHLCKKHFIEDVERKIKLTIRKEYSISKNDVIAVALSGGKDSSVALYIMHKILGERPDIQIVAISVDEGIHGYRPHSLEIAKQLTEMLGIRHIIRSFKDEHGVTMDELAVMEREKGTCSYCGVLRKSVLNRAALEIGATKLVTGHNLDDEAQTILLNHFRGDMERMVRLAPSAAIEGLVMRAKPLRNIPEKEVALYALINSLPVDFSECPYAGEALRGEIRELLNSFEVNHPGTKYSLLRGFDKLVGALVKELPPAKIDKCRICGDTCTEDLCQACKLLGRT
- a CDS encoding pirin family protein; the protein is MEKPEDSFYLSPTAFSTLFRNYVSKCISFSAIKPYLLFNYPNNYRGKRKGGFFVIRIIPAEARHLEDFGWLKSYMLFSFSNYYDPENVQFGSLRVFNDETVQQGRGFSTHLHAEMEIISVVLEGEITHEDNLGNRGVLGKGEVQCITAGTGIQHSELNTGKEPLHFFQIWILPSESCLEPAYSQKKFEVSGWKNQFCPLVSGQGFENALKINADATIYQASLEKGHITHFNSQENRCIFIYISAGELSVNGQRIGQGDQARIELEQAVHMEAVSSGTPAEFILIDVPRQESKPDKFF
- a CDS encoding tripartite tricarboxylate transporter permease produces the protein MEEISLFLLLCSVLAGYLLGIISGLLPGIHTNNFALALVAFAPFLAERGVAPFYIALIILSNAVSHTFHDIIPSVFLGAPDADTALAVLPGHRLLLEGAGAEAVRLSALGSAGSVVASMLFVLPFSLFFGAIYPYLQEYMAWVLITIVFIMLASEKGEEVEGQGPLAKYRSKVFALFLFLITGALGAFAFSRESLLVPVISLGQASVLLPLLSGLFGASQLIISLLTSSEIPEESVSKFELSRKRILRGILTGSTAGSLVAWLPGVSSAIAALLAGLFVRSDFDRISIKKENSEPVPGGQKSVLFSDPYEDRQTLESSKEFIVSVSGVNTSNAIFGLVALLVIGKTRSGAMAAMNEILGIESLGFQVILLFFAAILLTSLFSYFSTVWIGNNAHHMLRKLDYTKLCVGVLAGLTITVFLFTGFFGLFLFVISTPIGMLPSFMKVRKSHAMGVILLPVILYFF
- a CDS encoding DUF169 domain-containing protein, which gives rise to METASSEKMKEINEYGKEIIKLLQLETSPVAVALVPKGAEIPEGIQRIKEKMKHCQMVDHVRKTKEEFYAVLEDQACKGGAAAMGLGHMPPKLASGEFYYDKLKHFKTMEASKNTLTKVPMVEAESILATLYAPLESSSFVPDVVVIICSPKQIMLLTQAALYKEGGRIETEFAGKQSLCSDAVAEPYLTGKMGITVGCTGSRTYTGIQESELTVGIPAKMLPDLVEGLRAIVGKAPAH
- a CDS encoding PASTA domain-containing protein, coding for MKAQLEKRLVELRAEFDSGQKILKDIEIKLVELENRKKNLNETLLRISGAVELLEEVLEEESKSSIQEVPGSEVPGPEVPGIEIPGAESEIKEIEVPLVIRFPLEQAVKKLEEAGLRAGNIGEKSIFVAGVHFGDVIQQEPKGGMLVERGSSVDLIVAKKGNIKPDLSQNALLCPYSRH
- a CDS encoding tetratricopeptide repeat protein → MKGLDSEYNILIPELREHCNAALRSFGNLDSSGDRDLRISLKEFFTSCSRISILLWSKNNKKQRKHLRSIFSIADNSPISPRSISELETVSGRIEKPLEDKGMKSALQETAVFSYDPETKTLTVDGKQYEILPIFLAVRDLYASLPFFDELQTCTEMLEKDPQNATALFQKALLIYKTGRFEAALQLTEQVLEIVPDDFRVWYNRGVILSEMGRLEEAIDAYDRVIELEPAFEIAWDNKGVVLARLGRLRDALETYEKVLRRNPKYAEAWAGKGAILSALDRKEEALEAYSSALKIRHDYMEALKCISSLFSRMGRFEEALAAYDTALQSAPEDPSLWAGKGLVLSELNKQEEALQSCSKALELKPGFVPALEIKVEILLRISRQKVKDSR
- a CDS encoding tetratricopeptide repeat protein — its product is MAEEINTTESAKIKQKELEAAGKPEETEDLRQLLITAVEAENYEDKLKLYDKALNLDPMYLDTWLQKGFVLDRIGRSEDALACYDRALEIDPDHLGIKCLKGFAYNNLKDFEKAIECYDEVLKVNSEDIFSWYQKGSVQENLGRYGEAMKSYERALEIDPTDSLIREKQMKLLGTIYKKGTLTDSPDSNFN